The Cololabis saira isolate AMF1-May2022 chromosome 18, fColSai1.1, whole genome shotgun sequence genome contains the following window.
CAGATACACGTGCCTGTGGCTGCTTTGCTCCTGAGTAATAAGTGGAAACGCAGAAGAGATGAGAGGAGCTGGGTAACAGTTTGAACAGCTTTTTTCATATCATTTAATTTCCCAGTGCATTGTGTCTTATCAATGCAACAGCATACTGGGGTCAGTTAAGTTATGTAGCTTTTACTTCATAAGGTTATATTTTATCTTCTTAACCCTAAGGGGAATAATCAAGTGCTCAGCAATGCTGATCCTACCAAAGCATATTTCCACTATCTTATTATGTTTGTCTCTCCAACTACTGTCCACAGACACAGACTAACCAGACAAAATGCAAATGTGTCTGCAAATTGAAACAGATCTCTTCAAAAAAGACCCACTTGTGCCCCCAAAGGAAGAGGCTGACATGAGACTAAATAGGatgcagaaaaagaagaaaattcaTTGGGGGCACATCCATTCAAAGAAACAGTAAAGACACTTGACAGTTATACAGTAGGTggattttgtacttttatttatcTTGTAACAAATGAACATCAaagacaatacaatacaaaatagAAAAATGGTACACACAAGTTCAAACCCGTAAACACATCAAAGCTGTACAATCTTGCTTTGGCATTTGAAAAAACAACACTGAATAAAGTGCAAGATTTATTctccattcattttttttctaatcaaaATACATTCAAAGGTTTCTTTATGTCTTTTTAATAACAAAAAGTTTTGTTCACAGCATTTTCAAACTCTCATCCAAACTCATGTTGAGACTCATTAAAGTGCAGGTACAGTATGCATGCCCCCTTTGTGTCTGTAAAGCATTCATTGTCAACAGTAAGCGGATTGTCAGTAGTCAAGAGATGGTTCCTGTTTTTGCTCAGTCTTTCTCCACTCACACGTACACACAAAGAGCACCCTTTTAAACTTCACTTGGAGATCTGGACCGGTAGGCGGCATTGGGTTGAAAGCAGCCACAGAGAAGAATGTAAATGGAGCGCTGGATCTCTGAGTTCCTGTAGGCGTAGATGATGGGGTTGATCATGGAGTTATACGTCGCTGGCAGCAGTGTAGCATAGGTGTACACGGCCGGATACCCCCTTTGCCCTACTAGACAGTAGATGGCAAAGGGAAGCCAGCTGGCACCAAAAGTCCCCAAGATGATGGCTAATGTGGACACCCCTTTCTTGGTGGCAACGTAATGCGATGTGGCAAAAAAGTGCTGCTGAAGGGCAATCTGGTGGGCATGGTGGCAAACGATCTTGCAGATCTTGAAGTACAGAGTAAGCATGAGTGCAAAGATAGCAAAGAAAGAGATGGCCAAGAGGGTGACGTTGCTTCGTGTCAAAGGACGTACGATGCTGCAGGAGGCCGGCTCGTCAAGGCAGTTCCATCCGAGCACTGGCAGCAGTCCCAGTAACAGAGACACCCCCCAGGTCCCCATTAACATTAAGTGTACATACTGCACAGTCTTCTCTGAGAAGTATGTCAGAGCATTGTAGAGGGAGAAGTAACGGTCCACGGTGATGGCTAAAAGACTACTGATGGACGCAGTGAAGGATGCCACCAAAAAGCCTACGGTGATGAGGCTGATGGTCTCAGAGGAGATGACATACTGAAACACAAAGTTCAGGATTAATCCCATGCCAGCCAGCAGGTCTGCTGTGGCCAGGCTCCCTATCAGCACAAACATGGGAGTCcttaaagtgggcgtgtagaagaTGATTGCTACCACAATGGCATTTTCACAGGCTATGACAGTGCCTGACATGCACAGCATAATGTCCCATGGGTTGACAGCAAATTCTAATGGGGAGGTGGAGAACTCCAGGCTGCCATTGTGGTCTGAAGGCTCAGCCTCCATCCATGGGAGAGTTTCTCCAGCAACGGGAGTTGCAGAGGAGTCGTTGACCACCAGCGACTCGTTCATAGCTCCTCACTGTCTTCCCTCTGTCCTATGGGTAGAAGGAGAGCAAACACTTTAATCAACTAAAGACAATGGACTGTTTGAAGGACAACCTCatcccccccttttttaaaCACTTTCTGAGGAGGTGAAAAGACACAGCTGTTGGAGTTTAAAGTCTTTAGCAGTCTTACTTGCCAGTGTATAAAGGCTTAAACTCAAAAGAGTTAGCGTTCTAGcagattataaatatatatatatatatatatatatatatatatatatatatatatatatatatatatatatataaaaaatgtgtGGGGAACAGTTTAAGTTAATTTCTAGCATCATTTGTAGCTCGACTCTTTGAGGTTAGACATGCAATAGCAAAGAAAAACCACTCTAAAACTAATTGTTATATTTTTATGCTCACTTTTGCTGATTTGATTGTGTAGGCTAGTACAGAAGTCTGCACCATAAGGACAGATAGAAATAGTTCAATTAAATATTTTCTATTTGTATTTCCCACATGAAATCCCCTCATTCTGATAAGAAAAAAATAGCTTACATCAGTGAAACTATCACTAGCAATTAATTTTAATTGTCCTGATTTGGAATGCAAAGAGGTAACTATTTGGAAAAGAGAAAGAATAAACCACATAAaaagaattaattaattactgctagtgaatcacatttctttttctGATTTTCTTTATAAAGTAGCTTCTATGATGGAGGATCTGTCCTTGGTGCTGAAATATCAGCAGCTGTTACAGGCTGATGAATCAATCACAGACCATGGAGTCTGTTTCCAAGTTAAATAGAATACATTTCAAACATTTTGATAATAAGTAACGTCGTTATAATGACTCTCAGTACCAATAAAGTTCTATTGATATGATAAATCcattaaacaacaaaaatacacTTTAGAACTGCCAGTCTACTCTAACTTGCATGTTTTCTACGTTATTTCACTTACAATTCCTCCTCTGCTATTGCAGAGTAaaagtaaagtgaaataaaccaTTTGCAGCCAACACAAATAAGTTTTTCTCGCATCTCACTTCAACAAATATTACTTCTAAAAAGTAAAGAACACATACCTCTTTCGCAAAACGTCATGAGATGAGTTTTTTCTTAAATCAGAGCCCGTTGCGCGAGGAGAACATGTGGAAAATCACAACAGATTGATAATACAATTGTCTGTCTCGGTCCCGATCAAGTGAAGCCTTTGATTTTGTTGTGCTTCCCAGGCATGggacacacagccagggcaggAGTGCTGCAAAGCATTGGCTGCTGTTCAGCTCGATGAGAAAGGTGAaggtggagaggaggaggaggaggaggaggaggaggataccGGACGGGAGAGATCGGAGACACGCGACTGGAGCTTTAAAGCCCCGTAACGTCACGgctgagagagggagagatagATGCTTCAAACCAGACTCtcgtccctccctcccttccagtAATCAAACTGTGAAAATGAAACGGTCTCCAAAGGTTCCCTCCACGTTATCCTGAACGCTGCCTAAAGAACCCGAGGAAGGTGCAGCCAttgttgttttaaattgtgttttaaacatcagTGTATTTCTCTTGTTATTATATTACttgttactgtattttttttattgtgacctgccaagggactgcagatgcaaattagTTTAAAGCCATAATCTGGTACAGTGCATCAGGTGGCAACATTGTTTTAACTGTACACcgtccctttttaaataaaattgattaaaaaaaaaaaagcaaaccctAATACTAGTTTGGAGGAAGTCCTCCACTATATTCATATCATATTTTCCTGGAGAAAATATTTTGGTCTGTAATTTCATTTCAAGATTGCACCCTGTTTATGCAGTAAATTAGCCCAGGATCCTGGTCTACCTGCTACTTTTACTTGGGCAAATGGTCTGAGGACTCATTAtactctcatcttaaaacaaattccctttttttaaaatttatttatgtatttcttttttcatttttttctattttttgtctctgttatgttatattcaTTTTATTGTTCCGGTTATTTGTCTATTTTGTCACTAGACTTATGTGGTtaggggttgtgtgtgg
Protein-coding sequences here:
- the LOC133418415 gene encoding G-protein coupled receptor 6, whose translation is MNESLVVNDSSATPVAGETLPWMEAEPSDHNGSLEFSTSPLEFAVNPWDIMLCMSGTVIACENAIVVAIIFYTPTLRTPMFVLIGSLATADLLAGMGLILNFVFQYVISSETISLITVGFLVASFTASISSLLAITVDRYFSLYNALTYFSEKTVQYVHLMLMGTWGVSLLLGLLPVLGWNCLDEPASCSIVRPLTRSNVTLLAISFFAIFALMLTLYFKICKIVCHHAHQIALQQHFFATSHYVATKKGVSTLAIILGTFGASWLPFAIYCLVGQRGYPAVYTYATLLPATYNSMINPIIYAYRNSEIQRSIYILLCGCFQPNAAYRSRSPSEV